One segment of Pleomorphomonas sp. PLEO DNA contains the following:
- the parE gene encoding DNA topoisomerase IV subunit B, with protein MEKDDLFGTLPPPASTATPVAAPVRAPKPARPRVEAAAPVEAVYDASTIEVLEGLEPVRRRPGMYIGGTDDKAMHHLFAEVIDNSMDEAVAGHASWIEVRLDADGFLTVNDNGRGIPVDPHPKFPGKSALEVILCTLHAGGKFDSKVYETSGGLHGVGVSVVNALSEWLDVEVARGRQLYKQSFSRGVPQGDLQRLGETMNRRGTKVRFRPDPQIFGKDPRFEPARIFTMARSKAYLFGGIEIRWSCDPSLVEGSKTPAEAVFRFPGGLKDFLAETLEGEKRVADDLFAGRFGTGGHGTVEWAVSWFAGDGFVNSYCNTIPTPDGGTHEQGLRLALTRSFKAYGEMAGNKRVAQVMPEDVMTSAGAMLSVFVREPEFVGQTKDKLSTAEAARIVETAVKDAFDHWLTASPQQSGRLLDWIVERADERLRRRQEKDVLRKSAVRKLRLPGKLADCTQNAAQGSELFIVEGDSAGGSAKQARDRASQAVMPLRGKILNVASAGRDKVTANQLLSDLLQALGCGTRSHYHEDDLRYDKVIVMTDADVDGAHIASLLITFFYREMPQLIRGGHLYLAVPPLYRLTHGGKTIYARDDAHREELLRTTFKNKKPEIGRFKGLGEMMPSQLKETTMDKKTRTLLRVVMVEDEAERTADSVERLMGNKPEGRFQFIQENAEFAEDLDI; from the coding sequence ATGGAAAAGGACGACCTGTTCGGAACACTCCCCCCGCCGGCGAGCACGGCGACCCCGGTGGCGGCGCCCGTTCGTGCGCCCAAGCCAGCGCGTCCCCGTGTCGAGGCCGCCGCGCCGGTGGAAGCGGTCTATGACGCATCGACCATTGAGGTTCTGGAAGGACTCGAACCGGTACGCCGGCGCCCCGGCATGTATATTGGCGGCACCGACGACAAGGCGATGCATCACCTGTTCGCCGAAGTGATCGACAACTCGATGGACGAGGCGGTGGCCGGCCACGCCTCGTGGATCGAAGTGCGGCTCGATGCCGACGGCTTCCTCACCGTCAACGACAATGGTCGTGGCATTCCGGTCGATCCGCACCCGAAATTTCCAGGCAAATCGGCACTGGAGGTGATCCTGTGCACCCTGCATGCCGGCGGCAAGTTCGACAGCAAGGTCTACGAGACATCCGGTGGTTTGCACGGCGTAGGTGTTTCGGTGGTCAACGCCCTTTCCGAGTGGCTCGATGTCGAGGTGGCGCGTGGTCGCCAACTCTACAAGCAAAGCTTTTCGCGTGGCGTACCGCAGGGCGATTTGCAGCGCCTCGGCGAGACCATGAACCGGCGCGGCACCAAGGTGCGCTTCAGGCCGGACCCACAGATTTTTGGAAAAGACCCTCGTTTCGAGCCGGCGCGCATCTTCACGATGGCCCGCTCCAAGGCTTACCTGTTTGGTGGCATCGAAATCCGCTGGTCTTGCGATCCGTCGCTGGTCGAGGGTTCGAAAACACCGGCCGAGGCGGTGTTCCGCTTTCCGGGAGGCCTCAAGGACTTTCTCGCCGAGACGCTGGAGGGCGAAAAGCGCGTCGCTGACGACCTGTTCGCCGGCCGCTTCGGCACTGGCGGTCACGGTACCGTCGAATGGGCCGTTTCCTGGTTCGCGGGCGACGGTTTCGTCAACTCCTACTGCAACACTATCCCGACGCCGGATGGCGGCACCCATGAGCAAGGCCTGCGCCTCGCCCTCACCCGCTCGTTCAAGGCCTACGGCGAGATGGCCGGCAACAAGCGTGTGGCTCAGGTGATGCCCGAGGATGTGATGACGTCCGCCGGCGCCATGCTTTCGGTCTTCGTGCGCGAGCCGGAATTTGTCGGCCAGACCAAGGACAAGCTCTCCACCGCCGAGGCGGCCCGCATCGTCGAGACGGCGGTCAAGGATGCCTTCGACCACTGGCTGACCGCTTCACCCCAGCAATCGGGACGCCTTCTGGACTGGATCGTCGAGCGCGCCGACGAGCGCCTTCGTCGCCGACAGGAAAAGGACGTTCTGCGCAAGAGCGCGGTGCGCAAGCTGCGCCTGCCGGGCAAGCTCGCCGACTGCACACAAAACGCCGCTCAAGGGTCGGAACTGTTCATCGTCGAGGGTGACTCGGCCGGCGGCTCCGCCAAGCAGGCGCGTGACCGCGCCAGTCAGGCGGTAATGCCGTTGCGCGGCAAGATCCTCAACGTCGCGAGTGCCGGCCGCGATAAGGTGACGGCCAACCAGCTCCTGTCAGACCTGTTGCAGGCACTCGGCTGTGGTACCCGCTCGCACTATCACGAAGACGATCTCCGCTACGACAAGGTGATCGTGATGACCGACGCCGACGTCGACGGCGCCCATATCGCATCGCTCTTGATCACCTTCTTCTACCGCGAGATGCCGCAGCTCATCCGTGGCGGCCATCTCTATCTCGCAGTGCCGCCGCTCTATCGCCTGACCCATGGCGGCAAGACCATCTACGCTCGCGACGATGCCCACCGCGAAGAGCTGCTGCGCACCACCTTCAAGAACAAGAAACCGGAGATCGGCCGCTTCAAAGGTCTTGGCGAGATGATGCCCTCGCAGCTCAAGGAAACCACCATGGACAAGAAGACGCGCACGCTGCTGCGCGTCGTCATGGTGGAGGACGAGGCGGAGCGGACGGCGGATTCGGTCGAGCGGCTGATGGGCAACAAACCGGAAGGCCGCTTCCAGTTCATTCAGGAGAACGCCGAGTTCGCCGAGGATCTGGACATCTGA
- a CDS encoding shikimate 5-dehydrogenase produces MPDKSSIGPSTKLCMSLAGRPGKFGSRFHNRLYELTGLDYIYKAFTTKDLPAAIGGVRALGIRGCAISMPFKEAVIPLLDHIEGSAAAIDSVNTIVNDDGWLTGYNTDYSAVLDLLDDAEIAPSTPFLLAGSGGMAKAVMAALRNRGHRSGVIIARNAATGQMLADLYGFDWTATAEGLTAPLIINATPIGMAGGAEAETLAFPPSAIEAAETVFDVVALPVETPLMRAAKVAGRKRISGADVAVLQALEQFVLYTGVHPSEEQVKDAAIFAGNA; encoded by the coding sequence ATGCCCGACAAATCCTCCATCGGCCCATCGACGAAACTCTGCATGTCGTTGGCTGGTCGGCCGGGAAAGTTCGGCTCGCGTTTTCACAACAGGCTCTATGAACTGACTGGCTTGGATTACATCTATAAAGCCTTCACCACCAAGGATCTGCCGGCGGCGATCGGCGGTGTTCGGGCGCTGGGCATTCGCGGTTGCGCCATCTCCATGCCGTTCAAGGAGGCGGTTATTCCGCTTCTCGACCATATCGAGGGATCAGCGGCGGCCATCGACAGCGTCAATACGATCGTCAACGACGATGGCTGGCTGACCGGCTACAACACCGATTACAGCGCGGTGCTAGACTTGCTGGACGATGCGGAAATCGCCCCTTCAACCCCCTTCCTGCTCGCCGGCTCTGGTGGCATGGCCAAGGCCGTGATGGCGGCGTTACGCAACCGGGGCCATCGCTCTGGAGTGATCATCGCGCGCAACGCGGCAACTGGCCAAATGCTCGCCGACCTCTACGGCTTCGATTGGACAGCAACCGCCGAGGGATTGACAGCACCGCTGATCATTAACGCCACACCGATTGGCATGGCCGGTGGCGCGGAAGCGGAGACGCTGGCTTTCCCACCCTCTGCGATCGAAGCGGCGGAAACGGTATTCGACGTAGTGGCGCTGCCGGTTGAGACCCCTCTCATGCGAGCGGCCAAGGTAGCTGGGCGCAAGCGCATCTCCGGCGCTGACGTCGCCGTGCTGCAGGCGCTTGAGCAATTCGTTCTCTACACTGGCGTCCATCCGAGCGAAGAGCAGGTGAAGGACGCCGCCATATTCGCAGGGAACGCCTGA
- a CDS encoding IS5 family transposase yields MRGGDERSGELFSYVDLEARVRRDHPLRVIREIVNAALTSLAADFAALYSPIGRPSIPPEKLLRAMLLQAFYSIRSERLLMERLEYDLLFRWFVGIGVDDAAWDHSAFSKNRDRLLAGAVAAKFLRAVLAQPKVNKLLSTDHFSVDGTLIEAWASMKSVRPRDGSDTPPSGGGGRNAEADFHGHKRTNDTHVSTTDPEARLYKKGKGKEAKLCFMGHGLMENRHGLLVDASLTQADGHAERVAGLCMVELRADRPEAITLGADKAYDSEDFVNELRSMNVTPHVARNTSGRSSAIDGRTTRHEGYGVSLRIRKRIEEAFGWIKTIGGQRKTRFRGIDRVGWAFTFCAAAYNLVRLPKLLAVPT; encoded by the coding sequence ATGCGGGGTGGAGACGAGCGGAGCGGCGAGCTTTTCAGCTATGTCGATCTTGAGGCGCGGGTTCGGCGGGATCATCCGCTGCGGGTGATCCGGGAGATCGTGAACGCGGCCCTGACGAGCCTGGCAGCAGATTTTGCAGCGCTTTACTCGCCGATCGGGCGGCCCTCTATCCCGCCGGAGAAGCTGTTGCGGGCGATGCTGTTGCAGGCCTTCTATTCGATCCGCTCGGAGCGGCTTTTGATGGAGCGGCTGGAATACGACCTTTTGTTCCGCTGGTTCGTCGGGATCGGCGTGGACGATGCGGCCTGGGATCATTCGGCGTTCTCCAAGAACCGCGACCGGTTGCTGGCAGGGGCCGTCGCGGCGAAGTTCCTCAGGGCGGTTCTGGCGCAGCCCAAGGTGAACAAGCTTCTGTCCACCGATCACTTCTCGGTCGACGGGACGCTGATCGAGGCGTGGGCCTCGATGAAGAGCGTTAGGCCCAGAGACGGATCGGACACGCCGCCTTCGGGTGGTGGTGGCCGCAATGCCGAAGCCGATTTTCATGGGCACAAGCGGACCAATGATACCCATGTCTCCACCACCGATCCGGAGGCGCGGCTCTACAAGAAGGGCAAAGGCAAGGAGGCGAAGCTGTGCTTCATGGGGCACGGCTTGATGGAGAACCGCCACGGTCTTCTGGTCGATGCCAGCCTGACCCAAGCCGATGGCCATGCCGAACGGGTGGCGGGCCTTTGCATGGTCGAACTGCGTGCCGACCGGCCGGAGGCGATCACGCTGGGTGCCGATAAGGCCTACGATAGCGAGGACTTCGTCAACGAGTTGCGGTCGATGAACGTGACGCCGCACGTGGCCCGGAATACCAGCGGGCGAAGCTCGGCCATCGACGGGCGCACGACACGGCATGAGGGTTATGGTGTCAGCCTGCGCATTCGCAAGCGCATCGAGGAAGCCTTTGGCTGGATCAAGACGATCGGCGGGCAGCGCAAGACCAGGTTCCGGGGCATCGACCGCGTCGGATGGGCCTTCACCTTCTGTGCCGCCGCCTACAATCTGGTGCGGTTGCCCAAACTCCTGGCGGTACCCACATGA
- a CDS encoding recombinase family protein: MKVAIYARYSSDNQRDASIADQLRLCRLDAEKQGWHIVEEYTDHAISGASLLRPGIQALISDATRGRFELILAEAMDRLSRDQEDIAGLFKRMSYSDVKIFTLSEGEVSHLHVGLKGTMNALFLKDLADKTRRGQRGRVEAGKSGGGNSYGYDVVKKFDGNGEPIRGDRAVNEVQAEVVRRIFRDYAAGKSAKAIAFVLNKEGVPAPSGGEWGFSTINGNPKRGNGILNNEMYVGKIVWNRQRFVKDPDTGKRQARPNPESEWVTQEAPELSILEDDLWQAVKERQAKNKIERDENGQADVAAINARRRPRYLFSGLTKCACCGGGYSAISTTLIGCATARNKGTCGNRVNIRRDELESRVLNALRNRMLDPKIFAEFCDAYTQEMNRLRMASSANIDAAQSEIERIGREEERLMDLYLKDAISIDAVKERGDKLRARKAELASFLATADEPPPLLHPAMAKQYRLRVQQLHDALQDDCEEKRMEAADIIRSLVEDIILTPVDGKVEIDVRGDLAGILTLSAQTKNPAGGRGQSQVKMVAGAGFEPAAFRL; the protein is encoded by the coding sequence ATGAAGGTCGCGATCTACGCCCGCTATTCCTCCGACAACCAGCGCGATGCCTCGATCGCCGACCAACTCCGCCTGTGCCGGCTCGATGCTGAGAAACAGGGTTGGCATATTGTCGAGGAATACACTGACCACGCGATCTCCGGCGCTTCTCTTCTCCGCCCCGGCATCCAGGCCCTGATCTCCGATGCGACGCGTGGTCGGTTTGAGCTCATTCTGGCCGAAGCAATGGATCGGCTGTCGCGCGACCAGGAGGATATCGCCGGCCTGTTCAAGCGTATGTCCTATTCCGACGTGAAGATATTCACCCTCTCCGAGGGGGAAGTGTCGCATCTGCATGTCGGCCTGAAGGGCACCATGAACGCGCTCTTTCTCAAGGACCTGGCCGACAAGACTCGTCGCGGTCAACGCGGCCGCGTCGAGGCCGGCAAGTCCGGAGGTGGCAATTCCTACGGCTACGACGTGGTCAAGAAGTTCGACGGCAATGGCGAACCCATTCGCGGCGATCGCGCCGTCAACGAGGTCCAGGCCGAGGTCGTCCGCCGGATCTTTCGCGACTACGCTGCCGGCAAATCGGCAAAAGCCATTGCGTTCGTTCTCAACAAGGAGGGCGTCCCCGCTCCCTCGGGTGGCGAATGGGGCTTCAGTACGATCAACGGCAACCCGAAACGTGGCAACGGCATTCTCAACAACGAGATGTATGTTGGCAAGATCGTCTGGAACCGCCAGCGCTTCGTCAAGGACCCGGACACCGGCAAGCGTCAGGCCCGCCCCAACCCCGAGTCGGAATGGGTAACCCAGGAGGCGCCCGAACTGAGTATCCTAGAGGACGATCTCTGGCAGGCGGTGAAGGAGCGACAGGCTAAGAACAAGATCGAGCGCGACGAGAACGGTCAGGCCGATGTTGCGGCCATCAACGCCCGCCGTCGTCCCAGATACCTCTTCTCGGGCTTGACCAAATGCGCCTGCTGCGGTGGCGGTTATTCGGCGATCTCGACGACCCTGATCGGCTGCGCCACAGCTCGCAACAAGGGTACTTGTGGCAACCGTGTGAACATCCGGCGCGACGAGTTGGAGTCGCGGGTGCTGAACGCGCTGCGCAACCGAATGCTCGATCCGAAGATCTTTGCCGAGTTCTGCGACGCCTATACCCAGGAGATGAACCGGCTACGCATGGCGAGCAGCGCCAACATCGATGCTGCCCAATCCGAAATCGAGCGGATAGGCCGTGAGGAAGAGCGCCTCATGGATCTCTATCTCAAGGATGCAATCTCGATCGACGCCGTGAAGGAGCGCGGTGACAAGCTCCGGGCGCGCAAGGCGGAGCTCGCCTCTTTTCTGGCGACGGCCGACGAACCTCCGCCGCTCCTGCATCCGGCCATGGCGAAGCAGTATCGGCTGCGCGTGCAGCAACTCCATGATGCCCTTCAGGACGATTGCGAGGAGAAGCGGATGGAGGCTGCCGACATCATCCGATCGCTGGTCGAGGACATCATCCTGACGCCGGTGGACGGCAAGGTCGAGATCGACGTTCGCGGCGATCTTGCTGGAATCCTTACGCTTTCCGCACAAACGAAAAACCCCGCCGGAGGGCGGGGTCAATCGCAAGTAAAGATGGTTGCGGGGGCAGGATTTGAACCTGCGGCCTTCAGGTTATGA
- the glnA gene encoding type I glutamate--ammonia ligase, which produces MTTGADVLKMIKDNDVKYVDLRFTDPRGKWQHVTFDIGLVDEDMLENGTAFDGSSIAGWKAINESDMTLILDPETAFIDPFFAQTTLVIVCDIVDPVSGQSYSRDPRSIAKKAEAYVASLGIGDTVFFGPEAEFFVFDDVRFSVTPYNTGFKLDMVELPTNGDTEYESGNLGHRVRTKGGYFPVPPIDSLQDMRSEMLSAMAEMGVVVEKHHHEVASAQHELGMKFSTLTRMADHLQIYKYAIHQVAHAYGKTATFMPKPVFGDNGSGMHVHQSIWKDGKPVFAGNQYNDLSETCLYYIGGILKHAKAINAFSNPSTNSYKRLVPGYEAPVLLAYSARNRSASCRIPYTTNPKAKRVETRFPDPAANPYLCFVALLMAGLDGIKNKIHPGDAMDKNLYDLPPEELKSIPTVCGSLREALASLDADRDFLKAGGVMDDDFIDSWIALKMEENMRYEMTPHPIEFDMYYSV; this is translated from the coding sequence ATGACTACTGGTGCTGATGTTCTGAAAATGATCAAGGACAACGACGTCAAGTACGTTGACCTGCGCTTTACCGACCCGCGCGGCAAATGGCAGCACGTCACGTTCGACATCGGCCTCGTCGACGAGGATATGCTTGAGAATGGCACCGCCTTCGACGGCTCGTCGATCGCCGGCTGGAAGGCGATCAACGAATCCGACATGACGCTGATCCTGGATCCGGAAACGGCCTTCATCGATCCGTTCTTCGCTCAGACCACCCTGGTCATCGTCTGCGATATCGTCGACCCGGTCTCCGGCCAGTCCTACAGCCGCGACCCGCGCTCGATCGCCAAGAAAGCCGAGGCCTACGTTGCCTCGCTCGGCATCGGCGACACCGTGTTCTTCGGCCCGGAAGCCGAGTTCTTCGTGTTCGACGACGTTCGTTTCTCGGTGACACCCTACAACACGGGCTTCAAGCTGGACATGGTCGAGCTGCCGACCAACGGCGACACCGAGTATGAGTCTGGCAACCTCGGCCACCGCGTCCGCACCAAGGGCGGCTATTTCCCAGTGCCGCCGATCGACAGCCTGCAGGACATGCGCTCCGAGATGCTCTCGGCGATGGCCGAGATGGGCGTTGTCGTCGAGAAGCATCACCACGAGGTGGCCTCTGCCCAGCACGAGCTCGGCATGAAGTTCTCGACGCTGACCCGCATGGCTGACCACCTGCAGATCTACAAGTACGCGATCCATCAGGTTGCCCACGCCTACGGCAAGACGGCCACGTTCATGCCGAAGCCGGTGTTCGGCGACAATGGTTCGGGCATGCACGTTCACCAGTCGATCTGGAAAGATGGCAAGCCGGTGTTCGCGGGCAACCAGTACAACGACCTCAGCGAGACCTGCCTCTACTACATCGGCGGTATCCTGAAGCACGCCAAGGCGATCAACGCCTTCTCCAACCCGTCGACCAACAGCTACAAGCGTCTGGTACCGGGCTATGAAGCGCCGGTCCTGCTGGCCTATTCGGCTCGTAACCGCTCGGCTTCCTGCCGCATTCCTTACACGACGAACCCGAAGGCCAAGCGCGTCGAGACCCGTTTCCCGGATCCGGCAGCCAACCCCTATCTCTGCTTCGTCGCGCTGCTCATGGCCGGCCTGGATGGCATCAAGAACAAGATCCACCCCGGCGACGCCATGGACAAGAACCTCTACGACCTGCCGCCGGAAGAGCTGAAGTCCATCCCGACCGTCTGTGGCTCGCTGCGCGAAGCCCTGGCCTCGCTCGACGCCGACCGCGACTTCCTGAAGGCCGGTGGTGTCATGGATGACGACTTCATCGACAGCTGGATCGCGCTGAAGATGGAAGAGAACATGCGCTACGAGATGACGCCGCATCCGATCGAGTTCGACATGTACTACTCGGTCTGA
- a CDS encoding P-II family nitrogen regulator has product MKKIEAIIKPFKLDEVKEALQEVGLQGITVTEAKGFGRQKGHTELYRGAEYVVDFLPKVKIEVVMTDDMVAKAVDAIRNAAQTGRIGDGKIFVSPVEDAIRIRTGESGNDAI; this is encoded by the coding sequence ATGAAAAAAATCGAGGCTATCATTAAGCCCTTCAAGCTGGACGAGGTGAAGGAAGCTCTACAAGAAGTGGGGCTCCAGGGTATCACCGTCACCGAAGCCAAGGGCTTCGGCCGTCAGAAGGGCCATACCGAGCTCTATCGGGGTGCCGAATACGTTGTCGACTTCCTGCCGAAGGTGAAGATCGAGGTCGTCATGACCGATGACATGGTCGCCAAGGCCGTCGATGCGATCCGCAACGCTGCCCAGACCGGCCGCATCGGCGACGGCAAGATCTTCGTGTCGCCGGTGGAGGATGCCATACGTATCCGTACCGGCGAGTCCGGCAACGACGCAATTTGA
- a CDS encoding methyltransferase domain-containing protein: MIDRDTQRFYKENALDYSRSTSARSMDHALIPFSKFVKPGGAVIDLGCGSGRDLTSLLRLGFRPIGLDVSKELAEIAAGVSHCPVVIGDLSSLPFAAASFDAAWASASLLHLGARELSPALLEVARIVRPLGVFFSSVKAGRGSFRDVDGRLFTYYEEDEWRGRIEEAGFAVLDLKVGAQITEPSDNSTWISCLAKRNSDAYGRGE, from the coding sequence ATGATCGATCGCGATACTCAGCGTTTCTATAAAGAAAACGCTCTCGATTACTCGCGATCGACGTCCGCTCGCTCGATGGACCATGCGCTTATACCCTTCTCCAAATTTGTGAAACCCGGCGGCGCAGTAATCGATCTTGGCTGCGGAAGCGGGCGCGATTTGACCTCGCTTCTTCGGCTGGGCTTCAGACCGATTGGTCTCGACGTATCCAAAGAACTTGCTGAGATCGCAGCTGGGGTGTCACACTGCCCAGTCGTCATCGGAGACTTGAGTTCCCTTCCCTTTGCGGCGGCCTCCTTCGACGCTGCGTGGGCATCTGCCTCATTACTTCACTTGGGGGCTCGAGAGTTATCCCCGGCTCTTCTGGAAGTGGCTCGAATTGTTAGACCGCTCGGCGTCTTCTTTAGCTCTGTCAAAGCGGGCCGGGGCAGCTTCCGAGATGTCGACGGTCGGTTATTTACCTACTACGAGGAGGATGAATGGAGAGGCCGGATCGAAGAAGCAGGATTTGCCGTACTGGACCTGAAGGTAGGTGCGCAAATCACTGAACCCAGCGATAATAGTACATGGATTAGCTGTTTGGCAAAACGCAACAGCGATGCTTACGGGAGGGGTGAATGA
- a CDS encoding NAD(P)H-hydrate dehydratase, whose amino-acid sequence MHGELLLTPAEMGRADALTIAGGVPGERLMESAGYAVTDVICARFSQGTRAVVLCGMGNNGGDGFVIARVLKQRGFIVRVALALPEGMTARDLKGDAAGAERAWRGETLPATPDLFDDAAVIVDALYGAGLSRDVSGRDAELIAAVNAARVEGARVYAVDLPSGIDGRTGEIRGTAVVADETVTFFRRKPGHLLLPGRTHCGRVRLAQIGIGSEVLAEIGPMTAANGPAVWTGCWPDSAVDSHKYSRGAALVASGPLTSCGAARLAAEAALRAGAGIVTVATPPDAIATVAAWRAAFVVKLAADMTVLATLLAEPRLRSAVLGPGLGLGDEVWLAIRAALEGNVALVLDADAITQASRRPDEAFALMKARKVGVVLTPHEGEFARLFPDIGGSKLDRARAAAAQSGAVVLLKGADTVIAHPDGRAVINENATATLATAGSGDVLAGIIGGLLAGGRPAFEATALAAWMHGEAGRIAGRGSIADEIVAAVREVLAKGRPEIPGD is encoded by the coding sequence ATGCATGGCGAACTACTGCTCACCCCGGCCGAGATGGGCCGAGCTGACGCTCTGACCATTGCCGGCGGTGTTCCCGGTGAACGGCTGATGGAGAGCGCGGGCTACGCCGTCACCGACGTCATCTGCGCGCGCTTCAGCCAGGGTACCCGCGCCGTCGTGCTATGCGGAATGGGCAACAACGGCGGCGACGGCTTCGTCATCGCCCGAGTCCTCAAACAGCGCGGCTTCATCGTGCGTGTCGCTCTCGCCTTGCCGGAGGGGATGACCGCTCGTGATTTGAAGGGCGATGCCGCTGGTGCCGAACGAGCTTGGCGCGGCGAAACGCTTCCGGCGACGCCAGACCTGTTCGATGACGCGGCGGTGATTGTCGACGCGCTCTATGGCGCCGGCCTCAGCCGCGACGTTTCCGGCCGCGATGCCGAGCTGATCGCCGCCGTCAATGCCGCCCGTGTCGAGGGGGCTCGCGTTTACGCCGTCGATCTGCCGAGCGGCATCGACGGCCGTACCGGCGAGATAAGGGGAACGGCGGTCGTTGCCGATGAAACCGTCACCTTCTTCCGCCGCAAGCCCGGGCATCTGCTCCTGCCCGGACGGACGCATTGTGGTCGGGTACGGCTCGCTCAGATCGGGATCGGTTCCGAGGTGCTGGCGGAAATTGGCCCGATGACGGCCGCCAATGGGCCGGCAGTATGGACCGGATGCTGGCCGGACTCCGCTGTCGACAGTCACAAGTACAGCCGCGGCGCGGCATTGGTGGCATCGGGACCTCTCACCTCCTGCGGTGCTGCCCGCCTGGCGGCCGAAGCGGCGCTCCGGGCAGGGGCCGGCATCGTCACCGTGGCAACGCCTCCGGACGCCATTGCCACGGTCGCCGCCTGGCGAGCGGCTTTCGTCGTCAAGCTAGCCGCCGACATGACGGTCCTTGCGACGCTCCTTGCCGAACCGCGTCTGCGTTCGGCGGTGCTGGGGCCTGGTCTCGGTCTTGGCGATGAAGTGTGGCTGGCGATCCGCGCCGCGCTTGAGGGGAATGTGGCGTTGGTACTCGATGCCGATGCCATCACTCAGGCCTCGCGCCGTCCGGACGAGGCTTTTGCTCTGATGAAAGCTCGCAAGGTCGGCGTTGTTCTCACACCGCACGAGGGCGAGTTTGCCCGCCTCTTTCCTGATATCGGCGGTTCCAAGCTAGACCGCGCTCGAGCGGCGGCTGCGCAGTCTGGCGCTGTCGTGCTTCTCAAGGGTGCGGACACGGTGATCGCCCATCCGGATGGCCGCGCGGTGATCAATGAGAACGCGACGGCGACTCTCGCTACGGCTGGTTCGGGCGACGTTCTGGCGGGGATCATCGGCGGTTTGCTGGCTGGGGGGCGCCCGGCCTTCGAGGCGACCGCGCTTGCGGCATGGATGCATGGCGAGGCGGGACGAATCGCCGGTCGAGGATCGATTGCCGACGAAATCGTGGCGGCGGTGCGTGAGGTGCTTGCCAAAGGGCGCCCAGAGATTCCCGGAGATTGA
- a CDS encoding Hsp70 family protein: MAAAGLDFGTSNTTLGVVTDGRADMVRLEDNEDTLPSAIFYHQDGSISVGRAAIAAYIGGEHGRLMRALKSVLGSALMEETTLVGKSRVKFRDVLKRYLAEVKKRGEAVARAPLTHLVHGRPVHFVDGNAEADRLAEATLHAIAHDLGFQEVSFQYEPIAASLDYEQQLSREELALIADIGGGTSDFSIVRLGPERAKKAERASDVLANDGVRIGGTDFDRHLSLGTVMPLLGFRSKLARGEIDVPSVYYHDLATWSAINRLYEPRIHRELIDLEKRAAEPDLIQRLMHVVDDERGHSLAIEVEAAKIAVAEQGAVTVAFEWLERGLSTHVDHAGLVRHTGDLASRIGARVDTCLAEAGVAANDIDAVFLTGGSTRLEHVRTAILASVPEARVVTGNVFGSVGTGLAVEAARRYG, translated from the coding sequence ATGGCAGCGGCAGGCCTCGATTTCGGCACGTCCAATACTACGCTCGGCGTCGTTACCGACGGCCGAGCCGATATGGTGCGCCTGGAAGATAACGAGGATACGCTCCCGAGCGCCATCTTCTATCACCAGGACGGTTCCATTTCGGTTGGCCGCGCCGCCATTGCCGCTTATATCGGCGGCGAGCACGGTCGCCTGATGCGGGCGCTGAAATCGGTGCTTGGCTCGGCGTTGATGGAAGAGACGACGCTGGTCGGCAAGAGCCGCGTCAAGTTTCGCGACGTGCTGAAGCGCTATCTGGCGGAAGTGAAAAAGCGGGGCGAAGCGGTGGCGCGCGCGCCGCTCACCCACCTCGTCCATGGCCGCCCCGTGCATTTTGTCGACGGCAACGCCGAGGCCGACCGTCTCGCGGAGGCAACGCTGCATGCCATTGCCCACGATCTCGGCTTTCAAGAGGTTTCTTTCCAGTACGAGCCGATCGCCGCCAGCCTCGATTATGAACAGCAGCTATCCCGCGAGGAGCTGGCGCTGATCGCCGACATTGGCGGTGGCACCTCCGACTTTTCGATCGTCCGTCTCGGACCGGAGCGAGCAAAGAAAGCCGAGCGCGCCTCCGACGTGCTGGCCAACGACGGCGTCCGCATCGGCGGCACCGACTTCGACCGCCACCTCAGCCTCGGTACGGTGATGCCGCTCCTCGGCTTCCGGTCCAAGCTTGCCCGTGGTGAGATCGACGTACCTTCGGTCTACTATCACGACCTCGCCACATGGTCGGCGATCAACCGTCTTTACGAGCCGCGCATTCATCGCGAACTCATCGACCTCGAAAAACGCGCAGCGGAGCCAGATCTCATTCAGCGGCTGATGCATGTGGTCGACGACGAGCGCGGCCATAGCCTTGCCATCGAGGTGGAAGCGGCCAAAATTGCCGTTGCCGAACAAGGCGCTGTTACCGTTGCCTTCGAGTGGCTGGAACGGGGCCTTTCCACCCATGTCGACCACGCTGGTCTCGTTCGCCATACCGGCGACCTCGCCAGCCGCATCGGCGCCCGCGTCGATACCTGTCTTGCAGAGGCCGGTGTCGCTGCCAACGATATCGACGCGGTGTTTTTGACCGGTGGCTCCACGCGGCTCGAGCACGTGCGGACCGCCATCCTGGCATCGGTACCGGAAGCGCGCGTTGTGACTGGCAACGTCTTCGGCTCGGTTGGCACGGGGCTCGCCGTTGAGGCGGCGCGCCGTTACGGCTGA